The Methanohalophilus portucalensis genome window below encodes:
- a CDS encoding symporter small accessory protein — MLGIEDPYIWSAYVLCIISAIACMAYGIAKWNEEEEEDCL; from the coding sequence ATGTTAGGCATAGAGGACCCCTACATATGGAGTGCATATGTTCTGTGCATAATAAGTGCCATTGCCTGCATGGCATATGGAATTGCAAAATGGAATGAAGAGGAGGAAGAGGATTGCCTGTAA
- a CDS encoding metallophosphoesterase — protein sequence MIGIMADSHDNLEMIRKAVKFFNEKQVSAVLHAGDLVSPFNVKGFTELKAPLHLVFGNNEGDRITIKEWFVKQGANVCGDFGTMDIEDLHIALLHGINEEEIEALAASGNFDLIVRGHTHQAGSHMIGNTRVINPGETAGVLTGKATVALVDPVTKETEIIEL from the coding sequence ATGATCGGAATAATGGCTGATTCCCACGATAATCTGGAAATGATACGTAAAGCAGTTAAGTTCTTCAATGAAAAACAGGTCTCAGCTGTGCTCCATGCCGGGGATCTCGTATCACCCTTCAATGTAAAAGGATTCACTGAACTGAAGGCACCTCTCCACCTTGTATTTGGAAATAATGAGGGAGACAGAATCACCATAAAAGAATGGTTTGTAAAACAGGGAGCAAACGTATGTGGTGATTTTGGAACAATGGATATCGAGGATTTGCATATTGCCCTGCTACATGGAATCAATGAAGAAGAAATTGAGGCTCTTGCTGCATCCGGTAATTTTGATCTGATTGTCAGGGGACATACCCACCAGGCAGGCAGCCACATGATCGGCAATACACGGGTGATAAATCCCGGGGAGACTGCCGGAGTACTTACCGGAAAAGCTACTGTTGCACTGGTGGATCCCGTAACAAAGGAAACCGAGATAATTGAACTCTAA
- a CDS encoding O-acetyl-ADP-ribose deacetylase, producing the protein MDKQIIKIIKGGITEQKVDAIVNAANNSLLGGGGVDGAIHKAAGPKLLEECRTLNGCATGEAKITQGYNLPAKWVIHTVGPVWHGGNNDEDGMLAKCYRNCLTVAAEKGIKTIAFPSISTGAYHFPIPRAAEIAINEVIDFLNDRPVFDRIVFVCFNDETFSSFNRVLNARVP; encoded by the coding sequence ATGGATAAACAAATAATCAAGATAATTAAAGGCGGCATTACCGAACAGAAAGTTGATGCCATCGTGAATGCAGCCAATAATTCCCTGCTGGGAGGAGGAGGGGTTGATGGAGCAATACACAAAGCTGCAGGACCTAAACTGCTGGAAGAGTGCAGGACACTGAACGGTTGTGCAACTGGTGAAGCAAAAATCACACAAGGCTATAACCTGCCGGCAAAATGGGTCATTCATACAGTGGGGCCTGTCTGGCACGGCGGAAACAATGACGAGGACGGAATGCTGGCCAAATGTTACAGGAATTGCCTTACGGTGGCGGCAGAAAAAGGAATAAAAACAATCGCCTTCCCCTCAATAAGTACCGGAGCCTACCATTTTCCCATACCCAGAGCAGCTGAAATAGCGATAAATGAAGTAATCGATTTTCTGAATGACCGGCCTGTTTTTGACAGGATAGTATTTGTATGTTTTAACGATGAAACTTTCAGTAGCTTCAATAGGGTACTTAATGCGAGAGTACCATAA
- a CDS encoding GntP family permease, whose amino-acid sequence MIFTITIVLITILLWKIRLPPFLVLTGAALFYGIFSGMQQNAISMATQGAGRVFALLAIPIFSGSLIALVIRQENFAQRIVSDMQKISSRPTLTSAIAGYLLSIPLMCCLTAYVVMIPLVENLNVNSEIRKKCYYATAIASTLSFVLLYPLPVIYSITRNLNFNVDAGFNLAAITISIILFIFGYLLITKRGSHKDTWEERELSAKKSPIGWIPLILPIFFLTIGHFLPGASLLADINLAIILAASFSLLLVKKENLDIVFEKGSRNAGIILLDLCGAGALGGVIAASSFAENTYNLIGHLVPALFIPFLFAAIIQTAQGSRAVTAIITSSILAYSPYVSEVATIPLILMISAGTMVFSYVTDPFFWLIQRTTGDDVKTVVSNYTIPLAILGISLFTSVLLIDYFLF is encoded by the coding sequence ATGATTTTCACGATAACTATAGTATTAATAACAATTCTTCTCTGGAAGATTAGATTACCCCCTTTCCTTGTCCTGACAGGTGCAGCCCTTTTTTATGGTATTTTCAGTGGGATGCAGCAAAATGCAATCTCAATGGCTACACAGGGTGCAGGCAGGGTTTTTGCACTTCTAGCAATTCCTATTTTTTCAGGGTCATTGATTGCCCTGGTAATAAGACAGGAAAATTTTGCTCAGCGAATTGTCTCAGATATGCAAAAAATATCCTCACGGCCCACCCTTACATCAGCGATTGCAGGTTACCTGTTATCCATACCCCTCATGTGCTGCCTGACAGCTTATGTGGTAATGATACCCCTTGTTGAAAACCTGAATGTAAACTCTGAAATCAGGAAGAAATGCTATTATGCAACCGCAATCGCAAGCACACTTTCTTTTGTCCTTCTGTATCCGCTTCCTGTTATATACAGTATTACAAGAAATCTTAATTTTAATGTTGATGCTGGCTTCAACCTGGCTGCAATCACCATATCCATAATTCTCTTTATTTTTGGATACCTGCTTATTACAAAAAGAGGCAGCCACAAAGACACATGGGAAGAAAGAGAATTGTCAGCAAAAAAGTCACCTATTGGATGGATTCCATTAATACTGCCCATTTTTTTCCTGACAATTGGCCATTTTTTGCCGGGAGCTTCCCTGCTGGCAGATATCAATCTTGCTATTATTCTTGCAGCCAGTTTCTCCCTGTTACTGGTAAAAAAGGAAAACCTGGATATAGTTTTTGAAAAAGGCAGCCGCAATGCAGGTATTATATTACTTGACCTATGCGGTGCGGGGGCACTTGGAGGAGTAATTGCTGCAAGCTCATTTGCAGAAAATACCTATAATCTAATCGGACACCTAGTACCTGCTCTTTTCATCCCGTTTCTTTTCGCCGCGATAATCCAGACTGCGCAGGGCTCCAGGGCTGTCACTGCAATAATAACATCATCCATACTCGCCTACAGCCCCTATGTTTCAGAGGTGGCAACCATCCCTCTAATATTGATGATTTCAGCTGGCACCATGGTGTTTTCCTACGTTACAGATCCATTTTTCTGGCTGATCCAGAGAACCACGGGCGATGATGTGAAAACCGTAGTATCAAACTATACCATTCCACTTGCCATACTGGGGATATCACTCTTCACTTCAGTCTTACTGATTGATTACTTCCTGTTCTGA
- a CDS encoding AN1-type zinc finger domain-containing protein, whose amino-acid sequence MSSGNNKENNSKCWYCGKSPKDTKYSYETGGEKRINTKGYGDVFKCNLCGYYFCEEHHLPEKHDCSGLLLKMKIRNNNGKLEYSYSNLMKSDSKSNQNIKDKIKLSGRKNYPINSKSDEARISYRKPTPITQKNEIEYLNNPSLRNWILNNIILLLMVLVIIGAIVYYLFIYS is encoded by the coding sequence ATGTCTTCAGGTAATAACAAAGAAAATAACAGTAAATGTTGGTATTGTGGCAAATCTCCCAAAGATACAAAATATTCTTATGAAACTGGTGGTGAAAAGAGAATAAATACGAAAGGATATGGAGACGTTTTTAAATGTAATCTTTGTGGATACTATTTTTGTGAGGAACACCACTTACCTGAAAAACATGATTGTTCTGGTTTGTTATTGAAAATGAAAATACGAAATAATAATGGTAAATTGGAATATTCCTATTCAAATCTGATGAAATCAGATTCTAAATCCAATCAAAATATCAAAGATAAAATTAAACTTTCAGGAAGAAAGAATTATCCAATAAATAGTAAATCAGATGAAGCTCGAATCAGTTATAGAAAACCAACTCCTATTACACAAAAAAATGAAATAGAGTATTTAAATAATCCATCATTAAGAAATTGGATTTTGAACAATATAATTCTTTTATTAATGGTTCTTGTAATTATAGGTGCAATTGTATATTATTTGTTTATATACTCTTAA
- a CDS encoding ribbon-helix-helix protein, CopG family, giving the protein MKQRITITVDEDILPIFDEMANERMIAKSRLINQLIKNEIDKWKNTR; this is encoded by the coding sequence ATGAAACAACGAATAACAATAACAGTCGATGAAGATATATTGCCAATTTTCGATGAGATGGCAAATGAAAGAATGATAGCTAAAAGTAGATTAATTAATCAATTAATTAAAAATGAGATAGACAAATGGAAAAATACGAGGTAA
- a CDS encoding recombinase family protein, which translates to MEDIKYNKSVGYARTSTKEQNIDTQIIQLKNNGIPDENIFFDEGVSGSVTATKRHGFKQMLKLIEENDIDTIYLFEISRLGRTFIDTLNLIMDFEDKGIKVVSLSPSESWSTVGDSHYRKLLISLFGWVAENEKRILQERIKIGIQRHKKENDSWGRPSKEPNKRKVMDYRKKGLTWAEIARTMNIPASTMYKYKDKWEEQDKLEKIKNIK; encoded by the coding sequence ATGGAAGATATAAAATATAATAAATCAGTTGGTTATGCAAGAACCAGTACGAAGGAACAGAATATAGATACACAAATCATTCAGTTAAAGAATAATGGAATCCCTGACGAAAATATATTTTTTGACGAAGGAGTTAGTGGTTCTGTAACAGCTACCAAAAGACATGGATTCAAACAGATGTTAAAATTAATTGAGGAAAATGATATTGATACCATTTATCTTTTTGAGATCTCACGATTAGGTAGAACATTTATTGATACATTGAATTTAATCATGGATTTTGAAGATAAGGGCATTAAAGTGGTTTCATTATCTCCATCTGAATCATGGAGTACAGTTGGAGATTCACATTACAGGAAGTTGTTAATCTCATTATTTGGGTGGGTTGCAGAAAATGAGAAACGTATTTTGCAGGAACGAATAAAAATCGGTATTCAACGTCATAAGAAAGAAAATGATTCGTGGGGAAGACCCTCTAAAGAACCAAATAAACGTAAGGTTATGGATTATCGAAAGAAAGGTTTGACATGGGCTGAGATTGCACGAACTATGAACATACCTGCATCTACAATGTATAAATATAAAGATAAATGGGAAGAACAGGATAAGTTAGAGAAGATAAAGAACATAAAATGA
- a CDS encoding phage integrase N-terminal SAM-like domain-containing protein codes for MNNQNKKVDKRRNKDHLKYKINGKCVDEYESCKEWIESKKSINTRKNYKSTLQIYVKFTGKTPDELIDEALDELDDKVIIQRQKHIRYIRKFKNYLINERNSSEKTVNQRLRCIHNFYKYYDIPISENVIAKKTNKKDGNNERLTYEDIKNVLENYAGENPLIRAYILVAVSTGMASDDITKLTVGDV; via the coding sequence ATGAATAATCAAAATAAAAAGGTAGATAAAAGACGAAATAAAGACCATTTAAAATACAAAATAAATGGAAAATGTGTTGATGAATATGAATCATGTAAAGAATGGATAGAAAGTAAAAAAAGTATTAACACAAGAAAAAATTACAAAAGTACATTACAAATATATGTAAAATTCACAGGGAAAACACCAGATGAATTGATAGATGAAGCACTCGACGAATTAGATGACAAAGTTATTATACAAAGGCAAAAACACATACGATATATTCGTAAATTTAAAAATTATTTGATAAATGAAAGAAATTCCTCGGAAAAAACAGTTAATCAGAGACTTCGGTGTATTCATAACTTTTACAAATATTATGATATTCCTATTTCTGAAAATGTCATAGCAAAAAAAACAAATAAGAAAGATGGAAATAATGAAAGATTAACTTATGAAGATATTAAGAATGTTTTAGAAAATTATGCAGGAGAAAATCCTCTAATAAGAGCTTATATTTTAGTTGCAGTATCGACGGGTATGGCGTCTGATGATATTACGAAATTGACTGTTGGTGATGTTTAG
- the mdh gene encoding malate dehydrogenase, giving the protein MAKISVIGAGNVGATTVQRLAEMEFGNIVLVDIVEGLPQGKALDLMQAGSIVGYDTKIKGSNDYADIVDSDIVIITAGAARKPGMSRTDLININTKIMKDVCEKIKQYAPKSIVIAVTNPLDVMTYVALKVTGFEPNRVFGMSGILDTGRFASFIADELACSKRDVEAMVIGGHGDQMLPLPQHSSVFGTPLPELLGEDVIAGLVERTIHGGAEIVALLKQGSAFYAPSAAIVQMVESILRDEKRILPVSAYLEGEYGQKGIYFGVPAKIGCDGIEGIIELELTEEQKKAIKDSSANIKESIDYLDI; this is encoded by the coding sequence ATGGCTAAAATCTCAGTAATAGGAGCAGGGAATGTTGGTGCAACTACTGTGCAGAGACTTGCCGAAATGGAATTCGGTAACATTGTCCTTGTGGATATAGTTGAAGGTTTACCTCAGGGAAAAGCCTTGGACCTTATGCAGGCAGGGTCTATAGTAGGATATGATACTAAAATCAAGGGCAGTAATGACTATGCGGACATTGTTGATTCAGATATTGTTATCATAACTGCCGGTGCTGCAAGAAAACCCGGAATGAGCCGGACTGATCTGATAAATATCAATACTAAGATCATGAAAGATGTTTGTGAGAAAATCAAGCAATATGCACCTAAATCGATTGTAATTGCTGTTACCAATCCTCTTGATGTAATGACTTATGTGGCCCTGAAAGTCACTGGTTTTGAACCAAATCGTGTGTTTGGAATGAGTGGAATACTTGATACGGGACGTTTTGCCAGTTTTATTGCCGATGAGCTTGCCTGCTCCAAAAGAGATGTTGAAGCAATGGTAATAGGTGGTCATGGGGACCAGATGCTTCCTCTTCCCCAGCATTCTTCAGTATTCGGGACGCCTCTGCCAGAATTGCTTGGGGAAGATGTAATTGCAGGGCTTGTAGAACGTACAATCCATGGTGGTGCTGAAATAGTTGCTCTTCTCAAACAGGGTAGCGCCTTTTATGCACCTTCTGCTGCCATAGTCCAGATGGTTGAATCAATTTTGAGAGATGAAAAGAGAATCTTACCTGTTTCTGCTTATCTGGAGGGGGAATACGGCCAGAAAGGAATATACTTCGGTGTACCTGCCAAAATTGGTTGTGATGGCATTGAAGGGATAATAGAGCTGGAACTGACAGAAGAACAGAAAAAGGCAATAAAAGACTCCTCTGCAAATATAAAGGAAAGCATCGATTATCTGGATATATGA
- a CDS encoding amidohydrolase family protein, giving the protein MEKCEKYRINDAHCHYGTNSIFMTMALRPTTRISNNIQRLQENMDQNNVENCVLFAQPEPSNTFGHFWKGLFYHLKNKSPDPDEPYSGWKIDYTRANDEIWAIDDDRVAFIPFIAANDSAENIAKYEDEDEKPPAGIKYYGIYGNMPDDSILSYMNENYMNLLLHIPMACSKDPYKLLDKVEQYPDINFQLAHLGDGIPEIIKAVNDLDNLYLDTAMSNHEAYRYMYKNNGTTTEDIITSQPEGKVLFGSDEPWGNLQEQLQNIVKLQEDGTFSTKDVDRVLYKNAAHLWDF; this is encoded by the coding sequence ATGGAAAAATGTGAAAAATATCGGATCAATGATGCACATTGCCATTACGGAACAAATTCAATCTTTATGACAATGGCGCTAAGGCCCACCACCAGGATCAGTAATAACATACAGAGGCTGCAGGAGAACATGGATCAGAATAATGTTGAAAACTGTGTTCTGTTTGCACAACCAGAACCATCAAACACTTTCGGACATTTCTGGAAAGGCCTGTTCTACCATCTCAAAAACAAATCCCCAGACCCTGATGAACCATACTCTGGTTGGAAGATAGATTACACCAGAGCAAACGATGAAATATGGGCAATTGATGATGACCGGGTTGCTTTTATACCGTTTATAGCTGCAAATGATAGTGCCGAAAATATTGCAAAATATGAAGATGAAGACGAAAAACCTCCTGCAGGGATAAAGTATTATGGAATCTATGGAAATATGCCTGATGATTCAATCCTGAGTTATATGAATGAAAACTACATGAACCTCCTTTTACACATCCCTATGGCGTGTAGTAAAGATCCTTATAAATTGCTGGATAAAGTGGAACAATATCCGGATATTAATTTTCAGCTTGCACATCTGGGGGATGGTATCCCTGAAATTATAAAAGCAGTTAATGATCTTGACAATCTCTATCTGGATACGGCAATGTCAAACCATGAAGCATACAGATATATGTATAAAAATAATGGCACGACTACTGAGGATATAATAACCAGCCAGCCAGAAGGAAAAGTCCTTTTTGGTTCAGATGAACCCTGGGGAAACCTGCAGGAGCAACTCCAGAACATAGTTAAACTACAGGAAGACGGAACCTTTTCAACAAAGGATGTTGACAGAGTGTTGTACAAAAATGCAGCACATTTATGGGATTTCTGA
- a CDS encoding TrkA C-terminal domain-containing protein, with protein sequence MIAAFITVFAVIILSLFINRIATIALTLTGLSREVSRFQARSALTGAGFTTTESEKMMNHPVRRRILMLLMLVGNAGIITLMASVVLVFLSPSSDTLLSYIVVITLGMLVILIITRSKKADRFLSRVITFSLTRWTDIQTSDSASLIYLGGDYQVSELEVGSEDWLAGKILNELNLVDEGVLILGIQKPGGKYIGAPVASTRIEVNDVLLLYGRGESLRSLDRRRKGLRGAVAHAEAVAQQRDVVEEQKTGSKQSESADI encoded by the coding sequence ATGATAGCGGCATTTATTACGGTTTTTGCAGTAATTATTTTATCTCTTTTTATCAATCGTATAGCCACGATTGCGCTAACCCTTACCGGTCTTTCCCGTGAAGTCTCACGTTTCCAGGCAAGGTCTGCACTTACAGGTGCGGGATTTACTACCACGGAATCTGAAAAAATGATGAATCATCCTGTAAGGCGCAGGATACTGATGTTGCTTATGCTTGTGGGAAATGCCGGAATAATAACCCTGATGGCCTCTGTAGTCCTTGTTTTCCTGAGCCCCTCGTCTGATACACTGCTAAGTTATATCGTTGTCATTACACTTGGTATGCTAGTGATTTTAATCATTACCCGTAGCAAAAAAGCCGATCGGTTTCTCAGCCGTGTTATCACTTTTTCTCTTACCAGATGGACTGATATCCAGACATCGGATTCTGCAAGCCTGATTTACCTGGGTGGGGATTATCAGGTTTCAGAACTGGAAGTTGGCTCTGAAGATTGGCTAGCAGGTAAAATCCTGAATGAGTTGAACCTTGTGGATGAGGGGGTGCTGATTCTTGGTATCCAGAAACCCGGCGGTAAATACATTGGAGCCCCTGTAGCGTCCACACGTATTGAAGTTAATGATGTACTCCTTCTATACGGCAGAGGCGAATCTTTGCGCTCCCTGGATAGAAGGCGTAAAGGGCTTCGTGGGGCGGTTGCACACGCCGAAGCAGTGGCACAGCAGAGGGACGTGGTGGAAGAACAGAAAACAGGCAGTAAACAAAGTGAGTCTGCGGATATTTGA
- a CDS encoding DEAD/DEAH box helicase, whose protein sequence is MESLTFKDLNLSKNIERAVEDMGFEEPTPIQSQSIPYLMEGKDVIGQAQTGTGKTAAFGIPALEMLDVKSKKVQVVVLCPTRELANQVAEEMSKLAKYQNTKMLPVYGGQPIDRQIKALRRGVHIVIGTPGRVMDHIQRKTLKLDGVKMLVLDEADEMLDMGFREDIEFILSRVPGQKQTVLFSATMPQPIIKLTKKYQQNPQMVKTVHKKLTVPQIEQFYFEVKNNAKTEVLCRLIDIYNFKSSLVFCNTKKNVDKQVETLKARGYLADGMHGDMRQAQRERVMANFRKGEIETLVATDVAARGIDVENIEAVFNYDIPQDEESYVHRIGRTGRAGKEGVAITFASGKDIRKIKDIQKHTKAKITRKNVPSQSDVEDIRAEMLSQNVKKIIDDGHIGKYEHWVENLLEEDYASVDVAAALVKILLAEEKK, encoded by the coding sequence ATGGAATCATTAACTTTTAAAGATTTGAATTTATCGAAAAATATTGAACGTGCAGTTGAAGACATGGGTTTTGAGGAACCCACCCCTATTCAGTCTCAATCTATTCCCTATCTTATGGAAGGTAAGGATGTAATAGGACAGGCGCAGACCGGTACCGGTAAAACTGCTGCCTTCGGTATACCTGCTCTTGAAATGCTGGATGTTAAAAGTAAGAAGGTGCAGGTAGTGGTCCTCTGTCCAACCAGAGAACTGGCAAATCAGGTTGCCGAGGAGATGAGCAAACTTGCCAAGTACCAGAATACCAAAATGTTACCGGTTTACGGTGGTCAACCCATAGACAGGCAGATTAAGGCCCTGAGAAGAGGCGTACACATTGTAATTGGTACTCCCGGGCGAGTTATGGACCATATCCAGAGAAAGACACTGAAACTTGACGGTGTTAAAATGCTGGTGCTGGATGAAGCTGATGAAATGCTTGATATGGGTTTCAGGGAGGATATTGAATTTATTCTCAGTCGCGTGCCCGGCCAGAAACAGACCGTTCTATTTTCTGCCACGATGCCCCAGCCAATCATTAAACTCACAAAGAAATACCAGCAAAACCCTCAAATGGTAAAGACTGTTCATAAGAAACTAACGGTCCCCCAGATTGAACAATTCTATTTCGAAGTCAAAAACAATGCAAAGACCGAAGTTTTGTGCCGTTTGATAGATATTTACAATTTCAAGTCATCCCTTGTTTTCTGTAATACCAAGAAAAATGTCGATAAACAGGTTGAAACTCTCAAGGCACGAGGTTATCTTGCAGATGGAATGCATGGTGATATGAGGCAAGCGCAAAGGGAACGTGTCATGGCCAATTTCAGGAAAGGAGAAATTGAGACACTCGTTGCAACCGATGTTGCTGCCCGTGGTATCGATGTGGAGAACATCGAGGCTGTTTTTAATTATGACATCCCTCAGGATGAGGAATCATATGTCCACAGGATAGGCAGAACCGGTAGGGCAGGCAAAGAAGGAGTTGCAATAACCTTTGCTTCCGGTAAGGACATCCGTAAGATCAAAGATATACAGAAACACACCAAGGCAAAGATCACAAGGAAAAATGTTCCTTCCCAGAGTGATGTTGAAGATATCAGGGCGGAAATGCTGTCACAAAACGTCAAGAAGATAATCGATGATGGGCATATTGGCAAATATGAGCACTGGGTTGAAAATTTACTGGAAGAAGATTATGCTTCAGTGGATGTTGCAGCTGCCCTTGTAAAAATTCTGTTAGCAGAAGAGAAGAAGTAA
- a CDS encoding TRAM domain-containing protein, translating into MDSSAPVEAGESYEVTIEDIAREGDGIARVSGFVIFVPNTEVGDEVTVKVTKVMRKFAFGEVV; encoded by the coding sequence ATGGATTCAAGTGCACCAGTAGAAGCTGGCGAAAGTTATGAAGTGACCATCGAAGATATCGCAAGAGAAGGAGACGGCATTGCAAGAGTTAGCGGCTTTGTCATCTTTGTTCCAAACACCGAAGTCGGCGATGAAGTCACTGTTAAAGTCACCAAAGTAATGCGTAAATTCGCATTCGGTGAAGTAGTTTAA
- a CDS encoding ATP-dependent zinc protease family protein, giving the protein MTKKEQGLMLGWREWVALPELGLHAIKAKVDTGARTSALHAFDIELYRENNIDMVRFLVHPIQKNLNFYIECNAPLKDRRQVTDSGGHKEMRYVIETPVVFKDYIYPIELTLTGRDTMRFKMLLGRNALKKRATVNPTASFMCGKLDKKTLYELYGIKPEVNE; this is encoded by the coding sequence ATGACTAAAAAAGAACAGGGCTTGATGCTTGGATGGAGAGAGTGGGTTGCACTACCCGAATTAGGACTGCATGCCATAAAAGCGAAAGTAGATACAGGCGCCAGAACATCTGCTTTGCATGCGTTTGATATCGAGCTTTACAGAGAGAATAATATTGATATGGTCCGATTTCTGGTTCATCCCATTCAAAAAAACTTAAATTTCTATATTGAATGTAACGCACCTCTTAAGGATAGACGTCAGGTGACAGATTCTGGTGGTCATAAGGAGATGCGTTATGTCATCGAAACACCGGTTGTTTTTAAAGATTATATATATCCCATTGAACTAACGCTTACTGGCCGGGATACTATGCGTTTCAAGATGTTACTGGGGCGTAATGCACTTAAGAAAAGAGCAACGGTAAATCCGACTGCATCATTTATGTGTGGGAAACTGGATAAAAAAACATTATACGAACTATATGGGATAAAACCTGAGGTAAACGAATGA
- the rimK gene encoding 30S ribosomal protein S6--L-glutamate ligase — protein MKIALLSRNKKLYSTRRLIEAAEEKGHTIQVIDVLRAYMNITSHKPSIHYKGDELNDFDAVIPRIGASVTFYGAAVLRQFEMMGVFPLNESVALTRSRDKLRSLQLLSRRGIGLPVTVYASKPDDVKDMVKMVGGAPLVVKILEGTQGIGVVLAETQKAAESIIEGFMGVNANILVQEYIKESKGADIRCFVVGGKVVASMKRQGPKGEFRSNIHRGGTATTIRITPEERSTAVRAAKIMGLNVAGVDLLRSNHGPVVMEVNSSPGLEGIESSTGKDIAGMIIDYIEKNSKFGKTRTRGKG, from the coding sequence ATGAAAATTGCTTTATTGTCAAGGAATAAGAAACTTTACTCAACTCGTCGCTTAATTGAAGCAGCAGAAGAAAAAGGGCATACAATTCAGGTTATAGATGTACTGCGCGCTTACATGAATATTACTTCTCACAAACCTTCCATTCACTATAAAGGCGATGAATTGAATGATTTTGATGCGGTAATTCCCCGTATAGGTGCATCTGTTACATTCTATGGTGCTGCAGTTTTGCGACAATTTGAGATGATGGGTGTTTTTCCTTTGAATGAATCAGTTGCACTTACCCGTTCCAGGGATAAACTACGCTCTTTACAGTTACTCTCCCGCAGGGGTATAGGTTTGCCTGTGACTGTGTATGCAAGCAAACCCGATGATGTAAAAGACATGGTAAAAATGGTTGGTGGTGCTCCACTTGTTGTTAAAATTCTTGAAGGTACTCAGGGTATAGGTGTAGTGCTTGCAGAAACACAAAAAGCTGCAGAAAGTATTATTGAAGGATTTATGGGTGTAAATGCAAATATTCTGGTGCAGGAATATATAAAGGAATCCAAGGGAGCCGATATACGCTGTTTTGTTGTTGGGGGTAAGGTTGTGGCATCCATGAAAAGGCAGGGTCCCAAAGGTGAATTCCGTTCAAACATTCACAGAGGAGGAACGGCAACTACTATCAGAATCACACCTGAAGAACGTTCAACTGCTGTGCGTGCTGCAAAAATAATGGGGCTTAATGTTGCAGGTGTTGATCTTTTACGTTCCAATCATGGACCTGTGGTGATGGAAGTAAACTCCAGTCCAGGTTTGGAAGGCATAGAATCCAGTACTGGCAAAGATATTGCAGGTATGATAATTGATTATATTGAGAAAAACAGTAAATTCGGTAAGACACGAACCAGGGGAAAAGGTTAA